In bacterium, the DNA window ACGGCCGGGTTCAAGCAGCAGGACACGGACCCTACGACTTCCCTCCGCGCGCAGTTGAACTGCAACCGCTGCGCGATGAATATTACGATCGTATCAATCATAAAGAGTTTCGAACTCCTTATTCAACAGTTGCCGAAACTCTTTTCTATCTGTTTGCGAGAATCTCTACCAATATTGTTTTATTCAAATCCTTTCTTGCGATTTTCGATCTAATCCTGCTGGAAATCATTCGAAGGTTGCTCCAAAAAGAGAATAAAAGCGCGGCATGGCTCTTGATCTATGCATGGCATCCACTTCCGATCATTGAATTCGCCGGCAGTGGACACATGGATATCATTGGAATCTCGTTGTTATTTCTTTCGTATTTACTGCTGTACCATCGCCAGACCGCGCTATCGGGGATCACTTTTGCAACGGCAATTCTAACTAAGTATTTACCCGCGCTCGTCCTTCCATGGCTGCTCAAACAGGGGAAATGGAAATTTTTGATTGCCGCCGGCGCTGCAGGTCTTCTGCTGCTTCTGCCTTACTATTCCTCCGATTGGAAAATGTTTTCCGGTGTTCTGACTTATTACAAAAAATGGCGGTTCAATGATTCCTTATTTGGCTTTTTATACGACTGGCTCGGTGGGGCGGAACCCGCGCGAATGGCAGGGATGCTTATTACTGTGTTGGCGGCTGGATTCTGTCTCGCAGCCAGGCTTTCGTTTTACCGGTCTGCGTTTATTGTATTTGGAGCTGTGATTCTATTTTCGCCCGTTGTACATCCCTGGTACTTG includes these proteins:
- a CDS encoding glycosyltransferase 87 family protein: MKRLLPVSSVLLISYVILGVIGNWNANIPLFLSVNLFCFAVYGVCVYWLFQGRLEGVSALYILVPAVFFRLAVLGSEPSLSEDFYRYRWDGRVQAAGHGPYDFPPRAVELQPLRDEYYDRINHKEFRTPYSTVAETLFYLFARISTNIVLFKSFLAIFDLILLEIIRRLLQKENKSAAWLLIYAWHPLPIIEFAGSGHMDIIGISLLFLSYLLLYHRQTALSGITFATAILTKYLPALVLPWLLKQGKWKFLIAAGAAGLLLLLPYYSSDWKMFSGVLTYYKKWRFNDSLFGFLYDWLGGAEPARMAGMLITVLAAGFCLAARLSFYRSAFIVFGAVILFSPVVHPWYLCWILPFLVFHPNKPWLFLCGWIILSYLVRHLYPVGVWKPVLWLKLLIYLPFYAFLLVDGLKALWCGRLARQLR